TACATTagaaaacttttaatatatgaaaatttgatTAACATCTAAATAAATGTTTACAAACTTTTTAACCACAATTATGATACGTACCATGTTCATGGTCAATGgaaatattaacaaataaagttttcaaccattaaactaaaatatatgcatGAAAGTATGAAACAAATATATTCCAATAAGTGTAGTTCATCATTATATTAgttatgaaatattaaaaagatATCCTTATTAACACtaagtaataattatataacttttactCATATTAGGAGTATCATATGTATTATTTTAGTCAATGCATTTAAACAATGATATAAAGAAATGTAGTATAAAGATATCTGAAAAAAGCTTGTGATGTTGTTGAAATATacgttaataataaaaagaaaatgtaattgAAATTTATCGttataatatcatatttttaatgttttgttataaataaacaataaaaatataatataacaaaaagtatttaccaaaaaaaatatagtgaAGTAAATGGTATGtactattaaaaaataaataagcacatagttaatttataaaaaaatttcattaaaatataaataccaTATTCAACATATTAACCCATTCTAAATGgaaattttcttaaatatttGTATCATTCACACCacattaaaaatacatatatataaaactatgtatacatgaaaatataataaattatataaatgattttatttatatataagttatatacaTTAACGACTACGAAGTACTATTATTtaaatgggaaatgattaatccccATAACAAAATACCCTAAAAAACCTCCTAACTAatggatgatgacatgtggaataACCAGTGGGCAAAATTAGGAAACAGAATTAGTGGATGACAAATGTCATCTTCTTAAAGTTTTAGGATgatttttagactaatttttaaaaagatttatcatttttctatttaaatataTGGTTACCAAAGTTATAAAGTGGTATTAAATTAGgccatttaatatataaaattaaggaACTTTAcaagatatttatataaaatatgaggAATAAAGCGttattgattaattatttaGTCAATGAaaatgtcatcaaaataatataatggTAGAAAATTAAAGATGAGATTCAATCAATGTTCCTTACTTTTCCAATTTATAATTaaggattttgttttaatatatattaaagattatCTGCACTCATAGAATCAACAACCTAAAACATTCACTCAGTTACACCATAATAATTGtcattattataattttcattattatttctCTCTACTATCATTTTCATCATCGTTATACAATGTAACATGACATCTCTATTTTGGATGAATACCACTTTTGGGTATTTGTCCTTTCCTGTAATTGAATCTCTTTTTAActagttatgtttttttttcacttcATGTTTTACATCTATATCTCTACTAGAATTTTACCATCTCTCACATAAGTAGGGTGATCATTCTTACCTGCTTATTTGAATGCATTCCTTTCAAATACTTGTTGGATGGATAATGGAGTCCCTTTAAGCTATATACTTGTtcctagctttttttttttttatcttttcatatgTTCCAACATGACACAAGCATATAAGGACTGAACAAAATAGAAACCGGGAAGGCTTGTAGCCCTATTAAAATTTGAGTTATAATGTAATATAGCTAATAAtctaagttttttatttatttatttaatggcCCTCTTAAATTGagggtatttttttttctgtacaaaattttcttcaacttttcaaaaacttttttaaaatgatatattaGAGTGACAAATATTTTACAAACTAAAGGTATCTTCAATCTTATACATCCTTTCATTACACATCCTTtctaatatttgattttttttctttggccATAACTTTGAAGCATGTTTGTCCATGGATGTTTATAgggtatatatttttaactaaatacatgtttttaaaagtttgtaAAATCTTTTAAGTAATTGGTGATGATGTGTAAAATGTAAGGATATGttaggatgtttgtatggttagaggtaaaattaaaagatttgaaagattttcAAGGATTTGCAAAGATGTGATGTTGCAGCTGAAGGACGCCTAGCATCGGAGATAACCTAATATTTACAAACATATGTGGCATCTAACGTAATCCAATCAAGGAAAAGATAGGAAGAAGAGAGAACCAACAAGCAAACAGTTCAAAAGTACAAGGTATCTCACACAAATCTCTCAGTGATGCAAGACCCAAGTTTGAGTTTTGTTGAAGGGTAGAGTTTTATCCCATATAAATCTTGTGCCTTTAGGTTAGTTATTTGGGGGTTTTTCCTCATACAAGGTATTCGTGGGTGAAAAAGAGTTCTAGCgtggacccggttaaaacaacgtaagtTAGATCACTTGTTGCAAACAATTGATccacatctttaaaaaaaaaaccctattgTGAACAATATATCACCTTAACATAACAACTATTAACAAGACATGATAAAATATGATCATAATAGATAAAACCCTTggtgtgaaatgttcatttgaaaactaaattttctgTGAAACTAGAAAATTGGCCAAAATACACTGTGAtctaaatttaacacaatgtgttttttaattttttttagaaaacacaatgTATATACAATGTGcaatctaaaaacacattgtgttaagctttaaatcacaatgtgttttttgatagcgtgtgaaaataaaaaaattgttcaaaGACATTGTGATAtcaacttaacacaatgtgttttccaaaaaaaataaaataaaaacacattgtgttaaattcagatcacagtgtgttttggccagttttttagttttcacgaaaattttagttttcaaatgatcacaaccTACCCTCGCGTTGCatggtaaataattttttttgaaaggtataGAACAATTGCTCGCAACAAAGATCTAGCTTACGTTATATTAACCGGGTCTGCGCTAGAAAAACCCTGACCCTCAAGACcttgtaaaaggaaaaaaaaaccccaattaAACTACCTAAAGGCACAAAATTTAATTGTGATAGAAATATGCCCCCTCAGTAAGACTTGAACTTTGGTTTTGCATCACTAAAAGATTTGTGTGATATACCTATGTACAATTGAGCTATTTTCTCGTGGGTATATGGTGAATAATTGTAAGGACCCAAACcatttaaatcaaaatcgaataaaagttttttttttacaataccccactgcggtgcagtgaggCAATTCAcacccactgcgctgcagtgggaaatcttggaaacaaaagGGCAAttgcccactgcggcacagtgggccAAGAAgggctcccactgcggcgcagtgagacCACCTGCAGGAAACCCTTTGTTCAAAAAATCAGATTTTTTCTGCACAAAGATTTTAACCTCAAACTTCAAAAAACCATTTCACATCTAAACCTTTCAAAAGCTAAACTAAACATTTTGAGACATACAAAAACATCTTTGCAAAAAGATTTGCCATCTATGAACTATCAAATTTCCAGAAATGTACCAAAATACATTAACTAAAAGAatttgtatcaagagccattAAGTACAAATGGGATATTCTACCCAAGTTTAACGCTTCTTTACTTTTGCTACTACCAATtcctataaaagagttaaacaactaaaacgtaagctacgcttagtgaatgcatacacgtATAATCATAACCATGCTATTTTAACATCGTGCATCAAGCGCCACAtaaagcctagcaagctagccttaTCATTCATAACAAACATCACAcatacattttcaacatggccatggatattTTGGCTAGTAGAAATTTAcacacctactagctcttacatacATTAttactagtaggaatttacccacctactagttcttacaAACAATCAAactatgggtcataggaatttacccacctatgacctctaataacaagaatatgattatgtgcatatacactcacctcaatTTGGCTACTTGACACTATAAGGctacaagttcaacaatttattcttcaacacctatacaagaataatcacatatcatctatgagttccatgactcatCTTCTTACAAACATCTACTTGCATTCAACAACtctaagattatggtgtttggctactaaacacttttccaacaaattccaaattctcaaaataaagctttatttcataatcactagccaaacaccataaaatATGAGATTCTTACCAAGGGGGATTTTCATTAACAACAATTCTTTCAATCAATTATCCATTTATCATTCAAATTTAGTTagggttttacttgaaaatcTCCAATAGCAAAAACTCTCAATTCTAAggctaagaaccctaaatttcaataataaattaaactaaGGTTAtgaaaatcaatacctcaatGTGAGAGACAAGAGATTAGGGCTTTCAATCACAATTCTTCCCCCTTTTTCTTCTTAagaatttcggccaccaccacctccacacAACCCTCAAATTTCAATTTGTTATTCAATTGGTAGTGATTGTTTTTATTGTTCGAAGATTAAGgttctttaatttataatttgaaGATTCAATTTCATGTACTTTGGAAGAATTTGAGAAAATAAGATAGTTAGGAGAAGAGTAGAATTTTGAAGTAGGAATTATGAGTCATAAGGATGAATTGGCTGGCTTATTTCCTGATAGCCACGTCCCATTCTAGattttgtgggtaaaatacccgttagccactaaagttccaactaaattaaccccttatctcaaaacaaaatactaggaaattaattaaatgtcaaaactataaaaagggttaattttctattaccttaaaatattgggatgttacaattctcCACCACTTAGAGTCGATCACGTCCCCGTGATCCATGCCATGTGCAAAGACGGATAGTACACCAACATGTCATGCTCGGTTTCCCAGGTATACTCGGAGCTCTTATGGTGTTTCCATcgcaccttgaaagtgtgtacCGTCTTATTGTTTATCCTTCCCAACTCTTCTTCAACTATGGCAACCGGTTCCTCGACATAAGTTAACTTCTTGTGTAGCTCGATTTCATTTAATGGAACACACGTCGCATCATCAACAAGACATTTTCGGATTTGTGACacatgaaaagtgttatgaatacGAGATAGCTCTTCGGGCAACTCCAATTGGTATGCCATTTTGCCAATACGGGCTACAATCCGAAACGGGCTATGAACCGTGGACTCAACTTTCCACGTTTGCGAAATCGTAGCAAACCCTTCCATGGAGATACCTTTAACATAACCTGGTCACCAACCATAAACTCAATGGGCCTCATTCTAACATCGACATATGACTTTTTTCTATCTTGGGCCGCTTTAAGCCTTTCACGAATCTCATCTATCTTTTGTGTAGTTTCGAGGACAACATCGGTTCCTCCTAACTCTCGTTGGCCCACTTCTCCCTAACAAATGGGAGTTCGATATCTTCTACCATAAAGCATTTCGTACGGTGGCATCTTAATACTAGAatggtagctattgttgtaCGAAAATTCTGCCAAAGGTAAGTATGCATCCCATGGTCCCCCAAAATCAATAATGCACGCTCGTAACATATCTTCCAATGTTTGGATGGTTCTTTCGCTTTGACCGTCCGTTTGCGGGTGGTATGTGGTACTAAAATGTAACTTAGTacccatatcttcatgaaacATCCTCCAAAAATGGGAGGTAAAACGAGTATCCCTATCCGAAACAATAGAGACGGGGATGCCATGCCGAGCTACAACTTCTTTCACAAA
The sequence above is drawn from the Erigeron canadensis isolate Cc75 chromosome 4, C_canadensis_v1, whole genome shotgun sequence genome and encodes:
- the LOC122597070 gene encoding uncharacterized protein LOC122597070, giving the protein MFANDFFERIKKAQEEALKHDPKQERIKGQLQHLSKDSRGLMVRYGRIWIPSSCTLKETLFDETHKSKSVNKKCLILPIRESSSSEVLADLFVKEVVARHGIPVSIVSDRDTRFTSHFWRMFHEDMGTKLHFSTTYHPQTDGQSERTIQTLEDMLRACIIDFGGPWDAYLPLAEFSYNNSYHSSIKMPPYEMLYGYVKGISMEGFATISQTWKVESTVHSPFRIVARIGKMAYQLELPEELSRIHNTFHVSQIRKCLVDDATCVPLNEIELHKKLTYVEEPVAIVEEELGRINNKTVHTFKVRWKHHKSSEYTWETEHDMLVYYPSLHMAWITGT